The Glycine soja cultivar W05 chromosome 6, ASM419377v2, whole genome shotgun sequence genome has a window encoding:
- the LOC114415398 gene encoding WAT1-related protein At1g11450-like isoform X3: MQYTSASFASAIMNAVPPVTFVLAVILRLERVNVKEVRSLAKVIGTLVTFSGALLMTFTKVLKLSYFSLLSQPTTKMEATLLMRLSGTVFLLLGCVAWSSFFILQVSGRIVTVFIGMLIGCFASQRGGNCGHSSFWACCMGLRLGLQAPWPSLHVSLELSLSHWVSTLWCGAKAKTIQTPRRHHHLQQSTQRHNSFQFPHLISNTDFQRNLCMVHFCFCCLINLQ, from the exons ATGCAATATACGTCGGCTTCATTTGCCTCTGCCATAATGAATGCCGTGCCTCCTGTCACTTTTGTGCTAGCCGTAATTCTAAG GTTAGAGCGTGTGAATGTAAAAGAGGTGCGGAGCCTAGCAAAGGTGATTGGGACGTTGGTAACCTTTTCAGGTGCTTTGTTAATGACATTTACAAAGGTCCTCAAATTAAGCTATTTTTCTCTCCTGTCACAACCCACCACCAAGATGGAAGCCACTCTCCTGATGAGGCTCTCAGGGACTGTCTTTCTCCTCCTCGGTTGTGTCGCTTGGTCATCTTTCTTCATTTTACAG GTATCCGGCAGAATTGTGACTGTCTTCATTGGTATGCTTATCGGGTGCTTTGCAAGCCAGCGTGGTGGCAATTGTGGCCACTCGTCATTCTGGGCTTGTTGCATGGGCCTTAGGTTGGGACTTCAGGCTCCATGGCCCTCTCTACACG TATCATTGGAGCTGTCATTATCGCATTGGGTCAGTACTCTGTGGTGTGGGGCAAAGGCAAAGACTATTCAAACCCCACGGCGCCATCATCACCTACAACAAAGCACACAGAGACACAACAGCTTccaatttcctcatctgatatCTAACACAGATTTCCAAAGGAATTTATGCATGGTGCATTTCTGCTTCTGCTGCCTCATAAATCTGCAATAG
- the LOC114415398 gene encoding WAT1-related protein At1g11450-like isoform X2, producing MIDVILSQGFTFLGMQYTSASFASAIMNAVPPVTFVLAVILRLERVNVKEVRSLAKVIGTLVTFSGALLMTFTKVLKLSYFSLLSQPTTKMEATLLMRLSGTVFLLLGCVAWSSFFILQVSGRIVTVFIGMLIGCFASQRGGNCGHSSFWACCMGLRLGLQAPWPSLHVSLELSLSHWVSTLWCGAKAKTIQTPRRHHHLQQSTQRHNSFQFPHLISNTDFQRNLCMVHFCFCCLINLQ from the exons ATGATAGACGTCATTTTAA GCCAAGGGTTCACTTTCTTGGGCATGCAATATACGTCGGCTTCATTTGCCTCTGCCATAATGAATGCCGTGCCTCCTGTCACTTTTGTGCTAGCCGTAATTCTAAG GTTAGAGCGTGTGAATGTAAAAGAGGTGCGGAGCCTAGCAAAGGTGATTGGGACGTTGGTAACCTTTTCAGGTGCTTTGTTAATGACATTTACAAAGGTCCTCAAATTAAGCTATTTTTCTCTCCTGTCACAACCCACCACCAAGATGGAAGCCACTCTCCTGATGAGGCTCTCAGGGACTGTCTTTCTCCTCCTCGGTTGTGTCGCTTGGTCATCTTTCTTCATTTTACAG GTATCCGGCAGAATTGTGACTGTCTTCATTGGTATGCTTATCGGGTGCTTTGCAAGCCAGCGTGGTGGCAATTGTGGCCACTCGTCATTCTGGGCTTGTTGCATGGGCCTTAGGTTGGGACTTCAGGCTCCATGGCCCTCTCTACACG TATCATTGGAGCTGTCATTATCGCATTGGGTCAGTACTCTGTGGTGTGGGGCAAAGGCAAAGACTATTCAAACCCCACGGCGCCATCATCACCTACAACAAAGCACACAGAGACACAACAGCTTccaatttcctcatctgatatCTAACACAGATTTCCAAAGGAATTTATGCATGGTGCATTTCTGCTTCTGCTGCCTCATAAATCTGCAATAG
- the LOC114415398 gene encoding WAT1-related protein At4g08290-like isoform X5, with translation MIDVILSQGFTFLGMQYTSASFASAIMNAVPPVTFVLAVILRLERVNVKEVRSLAKVIGTLVTFSGALLMTFTKVLKLSYFSLLSQPTTKMEATLLMRLSGTVFLLLGCVAWSSFFILQYHWSCHYRIGSVLCGVGQRQRLFKPHGAIITYNKAHRDTTASNFLI, from the exons ATGATAGACGTCATTTTAA GCCAAGGGTTCACTTTCTTGGGCATGCAATATACGTCGGCTTCATTTGCCTCTGCCATAATGAATGCCGTGCCTCCTGTCACTTTTGTGCTAGCCGTAATTCTAAG GTTAGAGCGTGTGAATGTAAAAGAGGTGCGGAGCCTAGCAAAGGTGATTGGGACGTTGGTAACCTTTTCAGGTGCTTTGTTAATGACATTTACAAAGGTCCTCAAATTAAGCTATTTTTCTCTCCTGTCACAACCCACCACCAAGATGGAAGCCACTCTCCTGATGAGGCTCTCAGGGACTGTCTTTCTCCTCCTCGGTTGTGTCGCTTGGTCATCTTTCTTCATTTTACAG TATCATTGGAGCTGTCATTATCGCATTGGGTCAGTACTCTGTGGTGTGGGGCAAAGGCAAAGACTATTCAAACCCCACGGCGCCATCATCACCTACAACAAAGCACACAGAGACACAACAGCTTccaatttcctcatctga
- the LOC114415398 gene encoding uncharacterized protein LOC114415398 isoform X4 yields the protein MMKNMPRVHFLGHAIYVGFICLCHNECRASCHFCASRNSKVRACECKRGAEPSKGDWDVGNLFRCFVNDIYKGPQIKLFFSPVTTHHQDGSHSPDEALRDCLSPPRLCRLVIFLHFTVSLELSLSHWVSTLWCGAKAKTIQTPRRHHHLQQSTQRHNSFQFPHLISNTDFQRNLCMVHFCFCCLINLQ from the exons ATGATGAAAAACAT GCCAAGGGTTCACTTTCTTGGGCATGCAATATACGTCGGCTTCATTTGCCTCTGCCATAATGAATGCCGTGCCTCCTGTCACTTTTGTGCTAGCCGTAATTCTAAG GTTAGAGCGTGTGAATGTAAAAGAGGTGCGGAGCCTAGCAAAGGTGATTGGGACGTTGGTAACCTTTTCAGGTGCTTTGTTAATGACATTTACAAAGGTCCTCAAATTAAGCTATTTTTCTCTCCTGTCACAACCCACCACCAAGATGGAAGCCACTCTCCTGATGAGGCTCTCAGGGACTGTCTTTCTCCTCCTCGGTTGTGTCGCTTGGTCATCTTTCTTCATTTTACAG TATCATTGGAGCTGTCATTATCGCATTGGGTCAGTACTCTGTGGTGTGGGGCAAAGGCAAAGACTATTCAAACCCCACGGCGCCATCATCACCTACAACAAAGCACACAGAGACACAACAGCTTccaatttcctcatctgatatCTAACACAGATTTCCAAAGGAATTTATGCATGGTGCATTTCTGCTTCTGCTGCCTCATAAATCTGCAATAG
- the LOC114415397 gene encoding WAT1-related protein At4g08290-like has protein sequence MSAEKKKLIGRLRLFFTNAKPYLLMIGLQFGMAGNYIFGKDVLNHGMSRFVFIVYRNAMATIALAPFAFFIERKSRPKMTLSVFLQIIVLGFLEPVFNQSFNYLGMKYTSASFTSTIVNAVPSITFVLAVFVRLERLRLAEIRSQAKVIGTIVTFGGALLMAIYKGPAFDLFHSESTTHHESGSTSPHNSHQTAGAIYILMGCVALSSFYILQSMTVKRYPAELSLATLICLAGTVEASAVAFVAERHSRAWAVGWDYRLYAPFYTGVVSSGIAYYVQGLVMKLRGPVFATAFNPLCMIIVAALGSLILGELLHLGSIIGGIVIAVGLYSVVWGKAKDYSEPKLPSANAEDTKSLPITATDDSKIDIIYGNLEKQPSTNQKLEETNKVGDEN, from the exons ATGAGTGCCGAGAAGAAGAAACTGATTGGCAGATTACGCCTATTTTTCACTAATGCAAAACCATACCTCTTAATGATTGGCTTGCAATTTGGCATGGCTGGAAATTACATCTTCGGCAAGGATGTTCTTAACCATGGCATGAGTCGTTTTGTGTTCATTGTTTACCGAAATGCTATGGCCACCATTGCTCTTGCCCCTTTTGCATTCTTTATTGAAAG gaAAAGTAGGCCTAAGATGACACTTTCAGTCTTTCTACAGATAATAGTCCTTGGATTCCTGGA GCCAGTTTTTAATCAAAGCTTCAATTACTTGGGGATGAAGTATACTTCGGCTTCATTCACATCTACTATTGTGAACGCTGTGCCCTCTATCACCTTTGTGCTTGCAGTCTTCGTCCG GTTGGAGCGTCTAAGACTTGCGGAGATTCGGAGTCAAGCCAAAGTGATTGGAACCATAGTAACCTTTGGAGGTGCTTTGCTAATGGCAATTTACAAAGGTCCTGCATTCGACCTTTTTCATTCTGAAAGCACAACCCATCATGAAAGTGGAAGCACCTCCCCTCACAACAGCCACCAAACTGCTGGTGCTATTTATATACTAATGGGTTGTGTGGCTTTGTCGTCTTTCTACATTTTGCAG TCTATGACGGTAAAGAGATACCCAGCGGAGCTATCATTGGCAACGTTGATATGCCTGGCGGGAACCGTGGAAGCGTCTGCAGTGGCATTTGTGGCTGAACGTCACTCCCGAGCTTGGGCTGTTGGTTGGGATTATAGGCTCTATGCTCCTTTTTACACG GGAGTAGTTAGTTCAGGAATTGCATACTATGTTCAAGGGCTGGTGATGAAACTAAGAGGCCCCGTATTTGCAACAGCCTTCAATCCTCTTTGCATGATCATTGTTGCTGCTTTGGGCTCCCTTATATTAGGAGAACTGCTTCATCTCGGaag TATTATTGGAGGCATTGTAATCGCAGTGGGGCTTTACTCGGTTGTGTGGGGCAAAGCCAAGGATTATTCAGAACCCAAATTACCATCAGCAAATGCAGAAGACACAAAATCACTGCCAATTACTGCAACTGATGATTCcaaaattgatattatttatGGGAATTTAGAAAAACAACCATCAACCAATCAGAAATTAGAGGAGACCAACAAAGTGGGGGacgaaaattaa
- the LOC114415399 gene encoding WAT1-related protein At4g08290-like, whose product MEEICCANNFGKNYFTKAKPYFLTVALQFGFAGGYIFTVASFNSGMCRFVFIVYRNAFAALALAPFAFIFERKIRPKMTLPVFLQIMALGFMEPVIDQGFTFLGMQYTSASFASAVVNAVPSVTFVLALILRLERVNVKEVRSLAKVIGTLVTFGGALLMTLYKGPQINLFYSPNTTHQQDGVHSPQGLKHWVSGTLFLLLGCVAWSSFIILQSITLKRYPAELSLSSLVCLSGALQAGVVTLVATHQSGLGPWALGWDFRLYGPLYTGVVTSGITYYVQGLVLQSKGPVFFTAFNPLCMIITSALGSFIFAEQLHLGSIIGAIIIALGLYSVVWGKGKGKGKGKDYSDPTPPSPTTKKTETQHLPITSSDI is encoded by the exons ATGGAAGAAATATGTTGTGCTAATAATTTTGGCAAGAATTACTTCACCAAGGCAAAGCCATATTTCTTGACGGTGGCACTGCAGTTTGGTTTCGCAGGAGGGTACATCTTCACCGTAGCCAGTTTCAACAGTGGAATGTGTCGTTTTGTGTTCATTGTCTATCGCAATGCCTTCGCTGCATTGGCCCTCGCTCCTTTTGCATTCATCTTTGAGAG GAAAATTAGGCCGAAGATGACACTTCCTGTCTTCTTACAGATAATGGCACTCGGATTTATGGA GCCAGTGATTGACCAAGGGTTCACTTTCTTGGGAATGCAATATACGTCGGCTTCCTTTGCCTCTGCTGTAGTAAATGCCGTGCCCTCTGTCACTTTTGTGCTAGCCCTAATTCTAAG GTTGGAGCGTGTGAATGTGAAGGAGGTACGTAGCCTAGCGAAGGTGATTGGAACTTTGGTAACCTTTGGAGGCGCTTTGTTGATGACACTATATAAAGGCCCTCAAATTAACCTTTTTTATTCTCCAAACACAACCCACCAACAAGATGGGGTTCACTCCCCTCAGGGTCTCAAACACTGGGTCTCAGGGACACTCTTTCTTCTCCTGGGTTGTGTCGCTTGGTCATCTTTCATCATTTTACAG TCGATAACATTGAAAAGGTATCCGGCAGAATTGTCACTCTCTTCATTGGTATGCTTATCGGGTGCTTTGCAAGCTGGCGTGGTGACACTTGTGGCTACTCATCAATCTGGGCTTGGGCCATGGGCCTTAGGTTGGGATTTCAGACTCTATGGTCCTCTCTACACG GGAGTAGTAACCTCTGGAATTACGTATTATGTGCAAGGGTTGGTATTGCAAAGCAAAGGACCGGTATTTTTCACAGCCTTTAATCCCCTTTGCATGATCATAACTTCTGCTTTAGGCTCCTTCATTTTTGCCGAGCAGCTTCACCTGGGCAG TATCATTGGAGCCATCATTATCGCACTGGGTCTGTACTCTGTGGTGTGGGGCAAAGGCAAAGGCAAAGGCAAAGGCAAAGACTATTCAGACCCCACGCCACCATCACCTACTACAAAGAAAACGGAGACACAGCACCTGCCAATTACCTCATCTGATATCTAA
- the LOC114415398 gene encoding uncharacterized protein LOC114415398 isoform X1: MMKNMPRVHFLGHAIYVGFICLCHNECRASCHFCASRNSKVRACECKRGAEPSKGDWDVGNLFRCFVNDIYKGPQIKLFFSPVTTHHQDGSHSPDEALRDCLSPPRLCRLVIFLHFTVDNIEKVSGRIVTVFIGMLIGCFASQRGGNCGHSSFWACCMGLRLGLQAPWPSLHVSLELSLSHWVSTLWCGAKAKTIQTPRRHHHLQQSTQRHNSFQFPHLISNTDFQRNLCMVHFCFCCLINLQ, encoded by the exons ATGATGAAAAACAT GCCAAGGGTTCACTTTCTTGGGCATGCAATATACGTCGGCTTCATTTGCCTCTGCCATAATGAATGCCGTGCCTCCTGTCACTTTTGTGCTAGCCGTAATTCTAAG GTTAGAGCGTGTGAATGTAAAAGAGGTGCGGAGCCTAGCAAAGGTGATTGGGACGTTGGTAACCTTTTCAGGTGCTTTGTTAATGACATTTACAAAGGTCCTCAAATTAAGCTATTTTTCTCTCCTGTCACAACCCACCACCAAGATGGAAGCCACTCTCCTGATGAGGCTCTCAGGGACTGTCTTTCTCCTCCTCGGTTGTGTCGCTTGGTCATCTTTCTTCATTTTACAG TCGATAACATTGAAAAGGTATCCGGCAGAATTGTGACTGTCTTCATTGGTATGCTTATCGGGTGCTTTGCAAGCCAGCGTGGTGGCAATTGTGGCCACTCGTCATTCTGGGCTTGTTGCATGGGCCTTAGGTTGGGACTTCAGGCTCCATGGCCCTCTCTACACG TATCATTGGAGCTGTCATTATCGCATTGGGTCAGTACTCTGTGGTGTGGGGCAAAGGCAAAGACTATTCAAACCCCACGGCGCCATCATCACCTACAACAAAGCACACAGAGACACAACAGCTTccaatttcctcatctgatatCTAACACAGATTTCCAAAGGAATTTATGCATGGTGCATTTCTGCTTCTGCTGCCTCATAAATCTGCAATAG